A window of the Dyadobacter pollutisoli genome harbors these coding sequences:
- a CDS encoding TolC family protein — MNKFIKTSGVRKAALSLPMLAMLAYPTKGQSRLQGYITEGLGSNQSIKQQNFLLERNVLALAEAKTMFLPSVSFSATYTKATGGRTIDFPTGDLLNGVYSTLNQLTTTNAFPNLQNQSIQLFPDNFYDAKFRTTLPVINAELLYNKRIKGKQVDLQRAEVLVYKRELVKEIKTAYYQYAKAINAVEIYESSLSLVQEGKRINQVLFDNEKVNRTGVIRSANEVTKINASLMAARKTKESARYCFNFLLNRPLTDSVQVDSITSLPELSELLAGDVAGREELYKLKISHDISTNLTGLAKSYVIPRVGTFIDLGSQAFEWDFNTKSRYYFWGVSLDWDLFAFGKNNYKIKKAVAEQKSISAQTDYIAKQLQTELKVRQNQMQSAIAQYQSARSQLKTAQTYYNDVLKLYREGVAIYIELLDAQNQLINARLDANIALFDIWISHASIERANASFTFQ, encoded by the coding sequence GTGAACAAATTTATAAAAACGTCCGGTGTTAGGAAAGCTGCGCTATCGCTTCCAATGCTTGCCATGCTGGCCTACCCGACCAAGGGCCAGAGCAGGCTGCAAGGTTACATCACCGAAGGGCTTGGGTCAAACCAAAGCATCAAACAGCAGAATTTTCTGCTGGAAAGAAACGTACTGGCCTTGGCGGAAGCCAAAACCATGTTTCTGCCCAGCGTGTCATTTTCTGCTACCTACACCAAGGCAACCGGCGGGCGGACGATTGATTTTCCGACCGGGGACCTTTTAAATGGGGTGTATTCCACCCTCAACCAGCTGACGACCACCAATGCTTTTCCTAATTTGCAAAACCAGAGTATCCAGCTGTTTCCCGACAATTTTTATGACGCAAAATTCCGGACCACACTGCCTGTCATTAACGCAGAACTGCTTTACAACAAGCGTATCAAAGGCAAGCAGGTAGATCTGCAAAGAGCGGAGGTGCTTGTCTATAAGCGCGAATTGGTCAAAGAAATCAAAACCGCTTACTATCAGTATGCTAAGGCGATTAATGCGGTTGAAATCTACGAATCTTCACTCAGCCTGGTGCAGGAGGGCAAGCGGATCAATCAGGTGCTTTTTGATAATGAGAAGGTGAACCGGACCGGGGTGATCCGTAGCGCCAATGAAGTGACCAAGATTAACGCATCGCTGATGGCCGCGAGAAAAACCAAAGAATCGGCCAGGTATTGTTTTAATTTTCTGCTCAACCGGCCGCTCACCGATAGTGTCCAGGTTGACTCCATTACCAGCCTGCCCGAACTTAGCGAGCTACTGGCTGGCGATGTAGCAGGCAGGGAAGAGCTCTACAAACTTAAAATTTCGCATGACATCAGTACCAACCTCACGGGCCTTGCCAAATCCTACGTCATCCCCAGAGTAGGAACGTTTATAGACCTGGGTTCGCAGGCATTTGAGTGGGATTTCAATACAAAGAGCCGTTACTATTTCTGGGGCGTGTCACTGGACTGGGACCTTTTTGCTTTTGGAAAGAATAATTACAAAATCAAAAAAGCAGTCGCTGAACAGAAAAGCATTTCGGCCCAGACAGACTACATCGCAAAGCAATTGCAAACGGAGCTGAAAGTACGCCAAAACCAGATGCAGAGTGCGATAGCACAGTACCAATCCGCCCGGTCGCAACTGAAAACGGCCCAAACCTACTACAACGACGTGCTGAAATTATACCGGGAAGGTGTGGCGATTTACATTGAATTGCTGGATGCGCAAAACCAGCTGATCAATGCCCGCCTGGATGCCAATATCGCGCTGTTTGACATCTGGATTAGCCATGCTTCGATCGAGCGCGCCAATGCCAGTTTTACTTTTCAATAA
- a CDS encoding efflux RND transporter periplasmic adaptor subunit, with protein sequence MKTIPLLMLVAVAFLGCKQTPKERVHLEDREAIPVKVSVVSSLDVSGNISATGLVSTEHEAKYGFKIGGVISRILVEEGQSFKKGQLLAVLNATEIAAGLSQSNLNVEKAQRDYDRAVNLYRDSVYTKEQLQNTKTLLDIAKKGEETISFNKQYAKIYAASDGFVAQRLASEGEVIAAGSPVLVINETKQDKSLLLKVGLTDKEWASVSVGQKATVTLDGYPDRPIEAYVLRKSQTADVAAASFQVELKLKLTGIRPAVGMFGKAKIATGKAQHVMSIPYDALVEADGYSAYAFILNGTSKVKKVAVDIASFDNKTVYLKEGLKATDQVVISNSAYLNEESTIKVIQ encoded by the coding sequence ATGAAAACGATACCATTACTGATGCTGGTAGCTGTGGCCTTTCTGGGCTGTAAGCAGACACCCAAAGAGAGGGTTCATTTGGAAGACAGGGAAGCGATTCCTGTTAAAGTCTCAGTGGTCAGCTCACTGGACGTTTCGGGAAATATCAGTGCCACAGGTCTTGTGAGCACAGAGCACGAAGCAAAGTATGGCTTTAAAATTGGGGGGGTGATCAGCCGTATTCTGGTCGAGGAAGGGCAATCGTTCAAAAAGGGGCAGCTATTGGCTGTTTTGAACGCCACAGAAATTGCGGCGGGACTGAGCCAGTCGAATCTGAATGTAGAAAAAGCGCAGCGCGACTATGACAGGGCGGTGAATCTGTACCGCGACAGTGTGTATACCAAAGAGCAGCTGCAGAATACCAAAACGCTTCTGGATATCGCCAAAAAAGGAGAGGAGACAATTTCCTTCAACAAGCAATACGCTAAGATCTATGCAGCCTCCGATGGTTTTGTAGCCCAGCGGCTGGCCTCGGAAGGAGAGGTGATCGCAGCCGGCAGCCCGGTCCTTGTTATCAATGAGACCAAACAGGACAAAAGCTTGCTGCTCAAAGTTGGGCTCACCGATAAGGAGTGGGCTTCTGTTTCAGTCGGACAAAAGGCAACGGTTACACTGGATGGTTATCCGGACAGACCGATTGAAGCCTATGTCCTGCGTAAATCTCAGACTGCCGACGTGGCCGCAGCCTCTTTTCAGGTGGAATTAAAACTAAAACTGACAGGCATCAGACCCGCCGTGGGCATGTTCGGCAAAGCGAAGATCGCTACCGGAAAGGCGCAGCATGTGATGAGCATTCCCTATGATGCGTTGGTGGAAGCGGATGGATACAGCGCCTATGCATTCATTTTGAATGGCACCTCAAAAGTAAAAAAGGTGGCTGTTGACATTGCCAGTTTCGACAACAAGACAGTGTATCTGAAAGAGGGGCTGAAAGCAACTGACCAGGTGGTTATTTCCAATAGCGCCTACCTGAACGAAGAATCCACCATTAAAGTAATACAGTAA
- a CDS encoding efflux RND transporter permease subunit — MKITSFAVKNYQFTLIIFLLVAVVGVLTLLTMPRSEDPTTHPPQYLVTVIYPGTSPKDMEEQVVKPIENKIYGLENIDKILTTVEDGVAAIQIKFKYGVDVDNKYQEISTEINALKNSELPKEIYQIKTEKIASSDVKIIQVALISNTASSKTLRDHADILKTKLEKITNLREVKYTGMPEQEIRIDMQLDKLAQLKIPMNLVVGSLQSEAADIPGGSIHMDSKVFNVKTSGKFKNAEDVANTVIYNANGKIVYLRDVARVSYKDGTVSHITRINGQRCILVTAAMKNDVDISQVKKEYTPVLEEFTQALPDNIKMVKNFDQADMVSKRLGHLGFDFGLAILLVIVTLLPLGFRPSLIVMISIPLSLALGLIAMNLLGYSLNQLSIVGLVVALGLLVDDSIVVVENIERWLREGHSRKDAVLKGTRQIGAAVVGCTATLVIAFLPLAFLPDMAGEFIRSLPMAIITSVLASMIVALTLVPFIGSKILKTHEHGEGNYFLRKLQGFLTFSYRGIMPLALRWPKVTIGISLALSVLAFLLFPLAGFKLFPTSEKPMFLINIKMPLQANIPESDRATRLVETELKKHEEIIYYTSNVGKGNPQIYYNVHQQDIKPDFAQIFVQLQEETSPIAKTQLIKRLRGKFSDFPYAKIEVKDFDQGTPIEANIVVRVFGDNQDTLRTLTFKVEEILRKHPGTFFINNELNSYKSDVKIRIDKEKARTLGVMTSDIDKVIRMAVAGLNVGDYIDDRGDARNVVITIPRDKFSNLDALRNLYVSSIQGVPIQVDQIASIGFETSPTAINHFNKSRFAKVTSLTKDNMLANDILKDVVPELNKLKMPKGYYYKLSGEAESEGDALGGNFLSVIILSTFLFIGVLLLQFKTFKGIIIVLSIIPLGVLGGVVFLLMTGNPMSLVSIIGFIGLSGIQVKNSLLLVDFTNQLRAEGKSIEEAISIAGETRFLPVVLTSITAICGLIPIAMNPNPQIAPLAIVLIGGLISSTILSRIVTPVMYKLIPPSIDSDDH, encoded by the coding sequence ATGAAAATTACCAGTTTCGCTGTCAAAAATTATCAGTTCACCCTGATCATTTTCCTTCTGGTTGCTGTTGTCGGCGTGCTGACGCTGCTGACCATGCCACGTTCAGAAGACCCCACTACCCATCCGCCCCAATATCTGGTCACGGTAATCTACCCTGGCACGAGTCCCAAGGACATGGAAGAACAAGTGGTAAAACCCATAGAAAATAAGATTTACGGTCTGGAAAACATCGACAAGATCCTGACTACGGTGGAAGACGGCGTAGCGGCCATCCAGATCAAGTTCAAATATGGTGTCGATGTGGATAATAAGTACCAGGAAATTTCCACGGAAATCAACGCGTTGAAAAACAGCGAGCTTCCCAAGGAGATCTACCAGATCAAGACGGAGAAAATTGCGTCATCGGATGTGAAAATTATCCAGGTTGCGCTCATATCCAACACGGCGTCATCGAAAACATTGAGGGACCATGCGGATATCTTAAAGACCAAACTGGAAAAGATCACCAACCTGCGGGAAGTGAAATACACAGGGATGCCTGAGCAGGAAATACGGATTGATATGCAGCTGGATAAGCTCGCCCAGCTGAAAATACCCATGAACCTGGTTGTCGGGAGCCTGCAAAGTGAAGCGGCAGATATTCCGGGGGGGAGTATCCATATGGACAGCAAGGTTTTTAATGTCAAAACCAGCGGCAAGTTTAAAAATGCAGAAGATGTTGCCAATACGGTCATCTACAACGCCAACGGGAAAATAGTCTACCTCAGAGACGTGGCAAGGGTGAGCTATAAAGACGGCACGGTCAGCCACATCACCAGGATCAACGGGCAGCGCTGTATTTTGGTTACAGCCGCCATGAAAAACGATGTAGACATCAGTCAGGTTAAAAAAGAGTACACACCTGTACTGGAAGAGTTTACCCAGGCATTACCTGACAACATCAAAATGGTCAAAAACTTTGACCAGGCCGATATGGTTTCCAAGCGTCTGGGCCACCTTGGCTTTGATTTCGGGCTGGCCATCCTGCTTGTGATCGTAACGCTGCTGCCGCTGGGCTTCCGGCCATCGTTGATCGTGATGATCTCCATTCCGCTCTCGCTCGCCCTGGGGCTTATCGCGATGAACTTGCTTGGCTACTCGCTCAATCAGCTCAGTATTGTTGGTCTTGTCGTCGCATTGGGCCTTTTGGTTGACGACAGCATCGTCGTGGTTGAAAACATTGAAAGGTGGCTCAGGGAGGGACATTCCAGAAAGGATGCTGTCCTGAAAGGCACACGGCAGATCGGGGCAGCCGTGGTTGGCTGCACTGCCACACTTGTCATTGCATTTTTACCGTTGGCTTTTTTGCCTGACATGGCCGGGGAGTTCATCCGCAGTCTTCCGATGGCGATCATCACCAGCGTACTGGCATCGATGATCGTAGCGCTCACGCTGGTCCCTTTTATCGGAAGCAAGATCCTGAAAACCCACGAGCACGGAGAGGGAAATTACTTCCTTCGGAAATTGCAGGGCTTTCTGACCTTTTCCTACCGTGGCATCATGCCCCTGGCCCTCAGGTGGCCTAAGGTAACGATTGGTATATCGCTCGCATTGAGCGTACTGGCGTTTTTGCTGTTCCCACTGGCAGGGTTTAAACTCTTCCCTACCTCGGAAAAACCCATGTTTCTGATCAACATTAAAATGCCCCTGCAAGCCAACATCCCCGAAAGTGACCGGGCTACAAGGCTAGTGGAAACGGAGCTGAAAAAGCATGAAGAAATCATTTATTACACCTCCAACGTGGGAAAAGGCAACCCGCAAATATATTATAATGTTCACCAGCAGGATATCAAACCGGATTTTGCACAGATTTTCGTGCAGCTCCAAGAGGAAACAAGCCCTATTGCCAAGACGCAGCTGATCAAAAGATTAAGGGGCAAGTTTAGTGATTTTCCTTACGCCAAAATAGAGGTAAAGGATTTTGATCAGGGTACCCCGATTGAAGCCAATATCGTGGTCAGGGTTTTCGGCGACAACCAGGACACGCTGCGCACGCTTACCTTCAAAGTGGAAGAAATACTACGCAAGCACCCGGGTACCTTTTTCATTAACAACGAGCTCAATTCCTATAAGTCGGATGTGAAGATCCGCATTGACAAGGAAAAAGCCAGGACATTGGGCGTAATGACCAGTGACATCGATAAGGTGATCAGAATGGCCGTTGCCGGACTGAATGTAGGAGATTACATTGATGACAGGGGTGATGCGAGAAATGTGGTCATCACCATCCCGCGCGACAAGTTCTCCAATCTGGATGCTCTCAGGAACCTATACGTGAGCAGCATCCAGGGTGTCCCAATCCAGGTAGATCAGATTGCGAGCATCGGCTTTGAAACCTCGCCAACTGCCATCAACCACTTCAACAAATCGCGGTTTGCCAAGGTTACTTCGCTGACAAAGGACAACATGCTGGCCAATGATATTTTGAAAGATGTTGTACCTGAGCTCAACAAATTGAAAATGCCCAAGGGCTACTATTACAAATTGTCGGGTGAGGCCGAATCAGAAGGCGACGCGCTGGGCGGGAATTTCCTTTCGGTCATCATTTTGAGCACATTCCTGTTTATTGGCGTGCTGCTCTTGCAGTTCAAGACCTTCAAGGGCATCATTATCGTTTTATCGATCATCCCGCTGGGCGTTTTGGGTGGGGTGGTGTTTCTGCTGATGACCGGAAATCCGATGTCGCTTGTTTCGATCATCGGTTTCATCGGACTCTCAGGTATACAGGTCAAAAACTCGCTGCTGCTCGTCGACTTTACCAACCAGCTCAGAGCCGAAGGTAAAAGTATAGAGGAAGCCATCAGCATTGCCGGGGAAACCAGGTTTTTGCCTGTGGTACTTACATCGATAACGGCCATTTGCGGTCTGATCCCAATCGCGATGAACCCCAATCCGCAGATCGCCCCACTTGCCATTGTATTGATCGGAGGATTGATCAGCTCAACGATATTATCGCGGATCGTTACCCCGGTGATGTATAAGCTCATCCCGCCAAGTATTGATAGTGATGATCACTGA
- a CDS encoding SDR family NAD(P)-dependent oxidoreductase: MKEYILLTGASSGIGYEMANQLASKKFNLILVARTESKLRQMQAELTSKHGIEVEYYATDLSDVGAAMNLHKAVQLENFIITHLVNNAGVGNYGHFTETPLEEELSMIQLNISSLVVLTKLFAQDMVSRKSGRIMNVGSVVSFLPMPYFSVYSATKAFVKAFSETLDAELDGTGVTVISLYPGTVDTGFTTAQMASTNLHKTKAMHPKEVAIQGVAHLLAGDGKKVVGFQNWVNSKLPNFVPDRIMMKIKKGLASQK, translated from the coding sequence ATGAAAGAATACATATTGCTCACCGGGGCATCATCCGGCATTGGCTATGAGATGGCCAATCAATTGGCGTCGAAAAAATTCAACCTGATCTTGGTGGCCCGCACCGAATCCAAATTGCGGCAGATGCAGGCTGAACTAACAAGTAAGCACGGCATAGAAGTTGAGTATTACGCTACCGACCTCTCTGATGTAGGTGCTGCTATGAACCTTCATAAAGCGGTGCAACTGGAAAATTTTATAATAACCCACCTGGTCAATAATGCTGGTGTGGGCAACTATGGCCATTTTACAGAAACGCCTTTGGAGGAAGAACTGAGCATGATCCAGTTAAACATTTCCAGTCTGGTGGTACTTACCAAGCTCTTTGCACAGGATATGGTCAGCCGCAAGTCCGGCCGGATCATGAATGTAGGCTCAGTGGTTTCATTTTTACCAATGCCTTATTTCTCTGTTTATTCTGCTACCAAAGCTTTTGTAAAGGCATTCAGCGAAACACTTGATGCAGAATTGGACGGCACTGGTGTTACGGTCATATCGCTATATCCAGGTACGGTAGATACTGGTTTTACAACTGCTCAGATGGCATCTACCAATCTTCACAAAACCAAAGCCATGCATCCCAAAGAAGTGGCAATACAAGGTGTAGCGCATCTGTTGGCGGGAGATGGAAAGAAAGTAGTTGGTTTTCAGAACTGGGTAAACTCTAAACTCCCAAATTTTGTGCCTGATCGTATTATGATGAAGATTAAGAAAGGGTTGGCCAGTCAGAAATAG
- a CDS encoding TetR/AcrR family transcriptional regulator → MGIPERKLREREAMKKIILDAAYDLYSQKGLDFTTIRKIAEKIDYSPTTIYLYYPSKDLIFYDMQKLAFESLLTALRSVDPAKNASDTLKDLAKIYIDFGVQNPEKYDLMFLLHSPMRRIPSDQLWENFKETFEILQRTLKECITWKSVTYTDPLTGSVQFWGFLHGLTSLYLKDRFAYFCGTEPEDLAPVYQACEQYLSSISAYAVRKAG, encoded by the coding sequence ATGGGCATACCGGAAAGAAAGCTACGGGAGCGCGAAGCAATGAAAAAAATAATCCTTGACGCCGCGTATGATTTATATTCACAGAAAGGCCTGGATTTTACGACCATACGTAAAATTGCTGAGAAAATAGATTACAGCCCCACAACGATCTATCTGTATTATCCAAGTAAGGATCTGATATTTTATGATATGCAGAAGTTGGCATTTGAAAGTCTGCTTACAGCTTTACGGTCTGTTGATCCTGCTAAAAACGCATCCGATACTTTAAAGGATCTCGCGAAAATTTATATTGATTTTGGTGTACAGAACCCAGAAAAATACGATTTGATGTTCCTACTGCATTCCCCAATGAGAAGGATTCCGTCAGATCAGCTCTGGGAGAATTTCAAGGAAACCTTCGAAATTTTGCAGCGTACATTAAAGGAATGTATAACCTGGAAATCTGTGACCTACACGGATCCGCTTACCGGTTCAGTGCAGTTCTGGGGTTTTCTACATGGGCTTACTTCTCTGTATTTAAAGGATCGGTTTGCTTATTTTTGTGGCACAGAACCTGAGGACTTAGCCCCTGTTTATCAGGCGTGTGAGCAGTATCTGAGCAGTATCAGTGCCTATGCAGTCCGTAAGGCAGGTTAG